Proteins encoded together in one Streptomyces sp. NBC_01216 window:
- a CDS encoding beta-ketoacyl-ACP synthase III, whose product MTGTRIAALGHYQPAKTLTNADLATLVDTSDEWIRSRVGIRTRHVAGPDEPVDELAAHAAGKALAAAGLVPDDIDLVLVATSTAIDRSPNTAARVAARLGMTSPATLDLNVVCAGFTHALATADHTVRAGAARRALVIGADKMTEVVDWTDRNTCVLVGDGAGAAIVEATGDGREPGIGPVLWGSVPEMGHAVRIEGTPPRFAQEGQSVYRWATQQLPSLARQACERAGLTPADLAGVVLHQANLRIIEPLAAKIGAVNAVVARDVVESGNTSAASIPMALSKLVERGELASGAPALLFGFGGNLSYAGQVVRVP is encoded by the coding sequence ATGACGGGCACTCGTATCGCCGCGCTCGGGCACTACCAGCCCGCGAAGACGCTGACCAACGCGGACCTTGCCACACTCGTGGACACCAGCGACGAATGGATCAGGAGCCGGGTCGGCATCCGCACCCGCCATGTCGCCGGCCCGGACGAGCCGGTCGACGAGCTCGCCGCGCACGCCGCGGGCAAGGCGCTCGCCGCCGCCGGTCTCGTCCCCGACGACATCGACCTGGTCCTCGTCGCGACATCCACCGCGATCGACCGCTCGCCCAACACGGCCGCCCGCGTCGCCGCCCGGCTCGGCATGACGTCGCCCGCCACCCTGGACCTCAACGTCGTCTGCGCCGGATTCACCCACGCGCTCGCGACCGCCGATCACACCGTGCGCGCCGGCGCGGCCCGCCGGGCCCTGGTCATCGGCGCGGACAAGATGACCGAAGTGGTGGACTGGACCGACCGCAACACCTGTGTCCTGGTCGGTGACGGCGCCGGCGCGGCCATCGTCGAGGCGACGGGGGACGGCCGGGAGCCCGGTATCGGGCCTGTCCTGTGGGGATCGGTCCCGGAGATGGGCCACGCCGTGCGGATCGAGGGCACTCCGCCGAGGTTCGCCCAGGAGGGCCAGTCGGTCTACCGCTGGGCCACCCAGCAGCTGCCCTCGCTCGCCAGGCAGGCGTGCGAGCGCGCCGGACTCACTCCCGCGGACCTGGCGGGCGTCGTGCTGCACCAGGCCAACCTGCGGATCATCGAGCCGCTCGCCGCCAAGATCGGCGCGGTCAACGCGGTCGTCGCCCGTGACGTGGTCGAGTCCGGCAACACCTCGGCCGCCTCGATCCCGATGGCCCTGTCCAAGCTCGTCGAGCGTGGTGAACTCGCCTCCGGCGCCCCGG
- the fdhD gene encoding formate dehydrogenase accessory sulfurtransferase FdhD, translating to MGRVTERRRVIRIRGGAVNERPDTLVAEEPLEIRLDGRSLAVTMRTPGDDFDLAAGFLVSEGVLARADDLRTIVYCAGARDDGTNTYNVVDVRLAPGVPVPDITLERNVYTTSSCGLCGKASLDAVRTTTRFAIGDTPPVRLTPELLSGLPDRLRSAQRVFDRTGGLHAAALFSEDGELLDVREDVGRHNAVDKLVGRALREGLLPLERAVLLVSGRASFELAQKAVMAGVPVLAAVSAPSSLAVDLAAETGLTLVGFLRGADMNVYTGEHRIALGAGASLG from the coding sequence ATGGGACGGGTCACCGAACGACGGCGCGTCATACGGATCCGGGGCGGCGCCGTGAACGAGCGTCCCGACACGCTCGTGGCCGAGGAGCCCCTGGAGATCCGGCTCGACGGCCGGTCCCTGGCCGTCACCATGCGCACCCCGGGCGACGACTTCGACCTGGCGGCCGGGTTCCTGGTGAGTGAGGGAGTGCTGGCCCGGGCCGACGACCTGCGCACCATCGTGTACTGCGCGGGCGCCAGGGACGACGGCACGAACACGTACAACGTGGTGGACGTGCGGTTGGCTCCCGGCGTTCCCGTCCCGGACATCACGCTGGAACGGAACGTCTACACCACCTCGTCGTGCGGACTGTGCGGGAAGGCCAGTCTCGACGCCGTACGCACCACGACGCGCTTCGCGATCGGTGACACTCCCCCGGTGCGCCTCACGCCCGAGCTGCTGTCCGGGCTTCCGGACCGGCTGCGGTCGGCACAGCGGGTGTTCGACCGGACGGGCGGCCTGCACGCCGCCGCGTTGTTCTCGGAGGACGGCGAGCTGCTCGACGTACGGGAGGACGTGGGCCGGCACAACGCGGTGGACAAGCTGGTGGGGCGGGCCCTGCGAGAGGGCCTCCTCCCGCTGGAACGAGCGGTCCTGCTCGTGTCGGGGCGGGCCTCCTTCGAGCTGGCGCAGAAGGCGGTGATGGCCGGTGTCCCGGTGCTCGCGGCGGTCTCCGCGCCGTCCTCGCTGGCGGTGGACCTGGCGGCGGAGACGGGCCTGACCCTGGTCGGCTTCCTGCGCGGCGCGGACATGAACGTGTACACGGGCGAGCACCGCATCGCACTCGGCGCCGGGGCCTCCCTCGGCTGA
- a CDS encoding (2Fe-2S) ferredoxin domain-containing protein — protein sequence MSPTPIRYGARPCSLVVCRGCCCGDARKNPGIDHAGQLARLRRAAADSGGLLALRVSDCLGPCAQANVVVVQPSTEGRRRGGRAAWIGFTVDDDCVDDILAWTAAGGPGVAEPPDGLALQMIDPPAEARRRTR from the coding sequence GTGAGTCCCACCCCGATACGTTACGGCGCCCGCCCCTGCTCGCTGGTCGTCTGCCGTGGCTGCTGCTGCGGCGACGCCCGCAAGAACCCGGGCATCGACCACGCGGGTCAGCTCGCCCGGCTCCGCCGTGCCGCCGCCGACTCGGGCGGCCTGCTCGCCCTCCGCGTCAGCGACTGCCTCGGTCCCTGCGCCCAGGCCAACGTCGTGGTCGTCCAGCCCTCCACCGAGGGCCGACGCCGCGGCGGCCGGGCGGCCTGGATCGGTTTCACCGTCGACGACGACTGCGTCGACGACATCCTCGCCTGGACGGCCGCGGGCGGCCCAGGCGTCGCGGAGCCGCCGGACGGTCTCGCCCTCCAGATGATCGACCCGCCGGCCGAGGCCAGGCGCCGCACCCGCTGA
- a CDS encoding bile acid:sodium symporter family protein, which produces MERLNRRTSFPPSWPPLDRYVLALLGTVGLAALLPASGTAARLAEGASTVAVALLFFLYGARLSSREALDGLRHWRLHLTVLTATFVAFPLLGLAAKGLVPVVLTPALHSGLLFLCLAPSTVQSSIAFTSIARGNVPAAICAGSFSSLAGILLTPLLAAALLAGGVGGFSAGSLLRIVLQLLVPFLAGQLVRPWARTFLPRHREPLGYVDRGSILLVVYSAFSQGVVAGVWHQVTPARLGLLLAVEAVLLAVMLSLTWYGARRLGFGREDRVAIQFAGSKKSLAAGLPMASVLFGAQAAPVVLPLMLFHQMQLMVCAVIAGRRARDPGERPGADPRSSPTPRNASAAS; this is translated from the coding sequence GTGGAGCGCTTGAACCGCCGTACGTCCTTCCCGCCCTCCTGGCCACCCCTCGACCGGTACGTCCTGGCGCTGCTCGGCACAGTGGGTCTCGCGGCCCTGCTCCCCGCCTCCGGGACGGCCGCCCGACTCGCGGAGGGCGCCTCGACGGTCGCCGTGGCGCTGCTCTTCTTCCTCTACGGCGCCCGGCTGTCCAGCCGGGAGGCCCTCGACGGCCTACGGCACTGGCGTCTCCACCTCACCGTCCTGACCGCCACGTTCGTGGCCTTCCCGCTGCTCGGTCTCGCGGCGAAGGGCTTGGTGCCGGTCGTGCTGACGCCCGCCCTCCACAGCGGTCTGCTCTTCCTCTGCCTGGCGCCGTCCACCGTCCAGTCCTCGATCGCCTTCACCTCGATCGCGCGCGGGAACGTGCCCGCCGCGATCTGCGCGGGCTCCTTCTCCTCCCTCGCCGGCATCCTGCTGACCCCGCTGCTCGCGGCGGCGCTCCTCGCCGGCGGCGTCGGCGGCTTCTCGGCCGGCTCACTGCTCAGGATCGTGCTCCAGCTGCTGGTCCCCTTCCTGGCCGGGCAGCTGGTGCGGCCCTGGGCGAGGACCTTCCTCCCGCGGCACCGCGAGCCGCTCGGGTATGTCGACCGCGGCTCGATCCTGCTGGTGGTGTACTCCGCGTTCAGTCAGGGCGTCGTCGCCGGCGTCTGGCACCAGGTCACCCCCGCCCGGCTGGGTCTGCTGCTGGCCGTCGAGGCCGTGCTGCTCGCGGTGATGCTGTCGCTGACCTGGTACGGGGCGAGACGGCTCGGGTTCGGCAGGGAGGACCGCGTCGCCATCCAGTTCGCGGGCTCGAAGAAGAGCCTGGCCGCCGGACTCCCGATGGCGAGCGTGCTCTTCGGCGCCCAGGCGGCGCCGGTCGTCCTGCCGTTGATGCTCTTCCACCAGATGCAGCTCATGGTCTGCGCGGTGATCGCCGGGCGCCGGGCCCGGGACCCCGGGGAAAGGCCGGGGGCGGACCCCCGGTCCTCGCCGACGCCACGGAACGCCTCGGCCGCGTCGTGA